The following nucleotide sequence is from Aptenodytes patagonicus chromosome 6, bAptPat1.pri.cur, whole genome shotgun sequence.
GAGCCCTGCCACCCTCCAACCTTGCCCCAGGCACTAAGGGCTGCAGATTAGGGGCAGATTtgtccccctctgcccccaaaaAAGCTGGAGACATGCCACCCCCTCACCCGGGGACACCCTAACACTGGgttggggggggctgcaggggtctCACCTGCACAGCCAGCGGGTCGGAGGGGTCGACGACAGCTGCCTGGCCGGAGCCAGTGTCAATGACCAGGTAGCTGTAGTTGTTGGAGAGCACGGGAATGGGCAGAATTTTCACCCCTGGGgacggatggacagacagacatcagGACATGACCCCCCCTGCCCGGGAAAGGAGGGGGGGACCAGGCCAAACTCCCCCCATCTTAAATCAAATTCTCAGTTAAACACACTTTGGGCAATTTGGTGATGGcaacccctccccaccccaaagtCCCAGTGTTGGGGGACACGATGGGGCCACGGTCGGGGGGGCTCGCCAGGACTCACCGGGGAAGCGGCAAGGCTGGGGCGTGGAGTGGCCGTGCGGGTACCGCTCCCGGGCCTTCTTCACCTGCCGCTGGTAGAAGAGGTAGCCCAGCCGCGTGCGGGCATACAGGCTGTACCTGGGGAGGGCAGACACCCCCCGGCGTTAATCCCCAGCCCCCCCAAGAGCCCActtggggagggggctgctgccagggccagGACCTCCACGAGGGACACATACAGGGTCACTTTCCCACGCATGGGGACTGGAGGTAGCAtcgtccctccctcccctgccccagatCTGCAGCGAGGGCAGAATCGGTTCCCCAGGCAGTTCGCccccagctgctccaggcagcaagGACCAGAAGGGCAGGGGCATTGCTGCAGGggtgtccatctgtccatccatctgtccagGAGGGCTCTTGCTcactgggaagggctggagcCCCAGGGCTTCGCCCGCAGCAGCACTCTGGCTGCTGGGCATCCCCGGCtgagtccccccccccccgccccgagggggCCATGCCCAGGGCTGACCCCGCTCCGAGGGCCTGCCCTGGGTGCCACAGCCCCGGGGAAGAGGGAAGCGGGAGCAGAACAGGCCGAGGGAAAGGGAAGCAAGAAAGGTGCCACGCAGGGGtgcaacagacacaggctggggggctcggggggaCCCCCTATTTATACAGCAGCGTTTCGGGGCTGGGGAAAGGGACCGGTGCCATGAAGGACGTGCAAAGCCCCGGGTTGCAAAGCCCATCCCCGGGCCAAGGGGGGCTGGTTACATCCTCCGCGCTGGCACCAGCACGTACACCGGGGAGGGATCCTGGCAGGAGCCGGGGGTCCCCTGGGGACCGGGGGCTCCTGCCAGCACCGTGCAGCAGGGCCACGGCTGGGGCACCGGGGTGGGTTAATGATTAGACCCGAGGGAAggagccccgcgggcggggggggagggtgtcagATCCGAGGGTGACCGTCACCGTGCTGGGGGAGCCGGTGGCTGATTCCCGGCCCTGCGAAGCCCCCCCGGTAGCCGGGCTGACACCGCCTGCCGTCGCCCCTCCGGCCCGGGCGGGCTGAGCACCCGTGGAGGCTGagcaccccccccagccccagcccggcctcccCGTGCCAGCGGGGCCGGAGCACACCGGGCTGGCCCCGGTCCCTCCCGGCGGGGCTCCGCACAAGCAGGGGAGGACGGGCCCTTCCTCCCGGAGGCAAAACAAAGGCGGCCGGCGGTGGCTCCCTCCCGGCGGGGGGTACCGGAGCGGCGGACACTCACCCCACGCGGAACAGCAGCGGGCCGGCGAGGGCcatgagggcggcggcggcgcggcgggcgaggcggcggagGGGCAAGCAGCGGCGCAGGCAGGCTGCCGCCAGCCCGCGGgcaccggccgccgccgcccgcagcgcGGCCCCGCCATGCTCCGggcgccgccccccgcgccccgcggccATGCCGCCCCGGCCACGCCCCCCCACGCGCGTCACGCCATGGCCCAGgccacgccccccgccgccgccgcgcccggagCGCCCCCTGCTGGTCACGCCGCGTCGCTGCCGCGGGAaccggggggggacacacacacaccgaccgCGTCACCGGCGGGATTTCCCCCCCCATCGCCGCAAAGGGTGTCCCCCCCCAGCTGACGTCACTGCGTGGAGAAGGGGGTCCCTAAGTGACGTCAGAGCCGGCAGGAAGGAggtcccgggggggggcggctggggccCCGTTCGGCGGGCGGGTCCGTCCGGGGAGCAACAGGAGGGGGAGCGCACCCCCCCGGCTCACCCGGCCCCGGGGCGCAGCGGCGCGGAGCCGCCAcgggggggcgcggcgggcgggcaggcgggcggTGCCTTCCCCCGCCCCGTCCGCCCCGTCCCGGCTCGTCGCGGCCGCAGCCCGGCGGAGCAGCGCGCAGCAGGTAGGGCGGCCCGGGCCCGCTCCGCACCCCCCGCCACTCCCGGTTCTCGCGTGGGGCCGCTGACAAGGGTGGGGCACGGAGACCGGTCCCCCCCCGTTCCCCCGAGTCCCCCCCGCCCGGTTCCCCCCGCCCTcgccccccccaacccccctgTCCCGGCCCCCTCCGGTGCCACAGCCGGCGGCCGGGGTGTCCCAGCGCCGGACCGAGCGTCCCGGAGGGCGGCGGGGACCGGGCGAGGGTGGGAGACCGGTCCCTGAACCGCGGGGACGCGCTGCGACCCCCCGCACCCCCATCCCCGGAACAGGTGGGGGCACTTCGGGTCGAGGTtcggcgcggcggggggagcaGGGACGGAGCGGGGTCCCGCGGGCAGGGACGCGGGGGGACAGGACCCCCCCCCGGGCGGGACCCGGCTGTAGAGCTGGTGCCGTTTTCCGGACCCCAGGGGATCACGTGGGGGGGAATCGGGGCGTGGCGTGGGGTGGTCCGGGGGGGGCACCGTCCTTTGCGCTGTGGAGGGTGTCCCCACGGACCCCGTGGGGTGTCTCAGGAGGTGAGGGCACGGGTCTGTGCTCGGCAGGGTGTGGGGTGGCACCGTGGGGGGTGTGTGGGGACCGGCTCTGGGTGGTGTGGGGGCGCCTGGGCTTGGGCACAGGAGGGCACCTCTGTCACATGCCCCTGCCCCCTGCGAGGGGActcggggcaggggcagaggggcGGTGGTGATGATGTTGAGGTCTTGCAAACTCATGTCCTGTGTGAGTGGCAtgggggcaggcagcggggtggggcagggggggaaccCGGCCTAGGTGGGCCGCGCTGACCCCCACGGCGTGAGCCCCgccgagctgggctgggctgagccaggCCAAGTTGTGTTGTGCTGTGTTGGGTTGTGCCGTACGGAGCCATGCCATACTGAGCCGTGCTGTGCCGTACGGAGGAGCCGTGCCGTACCAAGCCGTGCCATGCCGTACCAAGCCGTGCCGTGCCGTACCAAGCCGTGCTGTACCAAGCCGTGCCATTCGGGTGGGACCTTCCAGGCTCTTCTGGGAAGTCAGATGCTTTCCCAGGCAGCCTCACCATGGGGAGCCATGGGGAAAGCAGGGAGCCCTggcccccaccccaaaccctggTCCCCCCCCAGAGCGGCCCTTGGCGCCCCAGGGTCCCCGTGGAGCTGGTGGCAGGGGCCTGAGCCTCGCAGGAACGCCAGGCCGGCCGGCGAGGACGCTGCCCAGTGCCACCCGCAGGGCCGTGCTGGGGTGACGTCTGCTTGCACCCCAGGTCCCCGCCACATGCGCCTTCTCTGTGCTGAGTCATGgtgccagtgcagagcagcacccTGTCCCCGGGGACGGCGCGTCATGCCGGGGCCACCGAGCCGGCCTGGGTGGCCCCGTGGCTGGTGACCTCTGGTTTCAGAGTCCCGCTGTGCCGTGGCCCGGGCAGGGTGCAGGGTGCCGCCTGCTTCCCCGAGTGCGGCAGCCACAGGGACCCGTCAGGCTGgttccttccccatccccaaggCCACtccactggggtggggacaagaggggctggggcagctggCAGACCCCTGCCATGGGCTGCTGGCCATGGGCACAGGGTGGGACCCCCGATGACCATGTGCCTTCCGGATACACCCTGCTTTCCCCAGATGCCTGGGTTCCCTCCTGGGGACTCTGGTCCCCCCTAACTGGGTGCCAGTCACAGGGGTTTTCCTGGGCTCAGGCTCCTATTTTGGGCCCTTCCCTGGCCCCGCAGATGAGGCGGTGCCGGGGGGCACCGGGTGCTTTTTGAGAAACTGCAGAGCAGTGAAACTTCCTGACTGGGTGGACACCACCATGGTGGTTATTTTCGGCACCGCCGTCACTGCAATGGCGAAGGGCGGTGCGGCTGTAGCAGCTTTGCCGCGGCTGGGACAGACGGACagtgggagggatggagggacagacGCTGAGCTGCTCCCCCCGGCCTGGCATGGCTGGCCTGGGTGTGCCCCCCGCCGGCACCGCTGCCCGCCCAGCCCGGCTGTGGGAAGCGCTGGAGTCACGCTGGAGGAAGCGCCCAGTCTCCTCCCAGCCCCGTCCCAGTCGGGGTCAGATCCTGGTCCCTTCCCGGCAACGGTCCTGGGGTCATGTCACCGCTGTGAGCAGGGGGCACGTGGGGGGTCCTGGCACCTGCCTGACGCTTGGGGTGGGCATCCCCCAGTGCCAGCGCTGGGGATTGGCAGGCGGGTAAAGGCCTGGCACCGGCTCCTGGCAGCGCTGTTGTTTTCCTGGCCTTGGAgatcctgccttcctcctcctcctcgtcttcctcctcctggggCCAAGCCCGGCAGCTGGCCCTGGGCCTGGGCTGGCTGCTCGTGCTGCTGGGGGTTCTGTGAGGGGGCCCGGCGTGGCCGGGGAGGGGAGCTCAGCCCTGGGGGGATCCTGGCTTCCCTCCCCAGGGACGCATCCACCTCCCTCCAAGGTGACGCGGGTGGCACTTGTCCCTATAGCTTCCTGGGGGGACTCAGGAGTTCTGGAGCCCCCACGTGACCCACTGGGCTgctgggtggggggcacccctgaaatggtgggggggggggggggcagtggggtcTGCATGGGTGTGATCAGGGTCAGGCCCTGTGTTTCCATCCCAGGCAGCGGGCAGGGTGATGCCATTTGTCCCTGGGGCAGTGCCACCAGGAGCCAGGCGCCAGCCAGGGCGTGGGGGGTGTgtgctccctgccccacggcgGTGGCAGGGTGGGCTCCAGAGGCTGGAGAGGTCACGTCCCTGCTGGAGAGGTCACGTCCCCGCCGCGGCTTGAGTCAGCGCGTGGCCATGCCCTGCCTGTGGCTGGCCACTGACGCAGGCACCAGGGACTCAGGGCTCAGGAATGCAGGTGGCCCCGGTCGAGGGACAATGGGGACGTCCCTCGCCTCTCATTGACCTGCTGGCATTGAGGCCAGCTCATCCTTATTAATCAGAAGCCGCTATTAAAGTGGGAGGGGGAGGTTTTGTGGCTCcactgtcccctctgtccctgcaCCTGCGGCTCCACTCGCCGGGGACACgtcctgcccggggagggggaccTGCGCTGACACCCCCCACATCTTCTCTCCCCTCCAGGTGCCCGTGAGAGACGCAGGGAGCCGGCATGGCGCAGCCCAACGCGCCCCCCCCCTATGATGACAAGAACCCCCTCtaccccccgcccccgggggggTACCCCCAGCCCCCCCACTATGCTGGGGGGTACCCGCAGCCTGGGGGATACCCTGCAGCAGGCGGGTACGCGCAGCCAGGGGGGTACCCGGCAGCAGTGGGGTACCCCCAGCCGGGGATGGCCATGCCCACCATGCCTATTCGATTCAGTAAGTGGGGgcaccttgggttttttttgggggtggcaCTAGAAACAGGGATGCTATGGGGGGCTGCGCAGCCCACCCTGGTGCTGAGGGGTGTCCCCCAACGCAGGTGACAATGGCATCGGGGACGGCTCCCCCCTCCAAACGGCCGACTGGGACGACAGGAAAGTCCGGCACACCTTCATCCGCAAGGCGAGTCCTGGGGGGCCAGGGCCACCCGTCAGGGTGGAGGGGCACCTGTCGGGGTCGGGGGCCGGGTGCTGATGCCCCCTGTCTCTCGCAGGTTTATGCCATcatctccctgcagctgctggtgaCAGTGGGGATCATTGCCGTGTTCACCTTTGTGTGAGTGGAGGGTCCCTCCTTTGCCTTGCCCTGAAAAAGGGGGGAGCCTGGCCCCGTGTCCCCTCGGGGTGTCCCGGGGGGGCAGTAGTTGCTGTCTCCCCTCTCTCACGCTCATCCCTCCTGTCCTGCAGCTCCCCTGTCCGCTCCTTTGTCCAGAGGAACGTCGCCATCTACTACGCCTCGTAGTGAGTAGGGGTTCTGCCGGCTCATGCCCCCCTGGGGTGCTCTCCGGCAGCTGGCACCCCACAATCACAGCCTCCCAGCCCCAGGGGGGTCTTGGTGGGGGCTCGCAGGGCTGACACCTGCTGTCTCTCTCTGCAGCGCTGTGTTCCTGGTGACCTACCTGGTGCTGGCCTGCTGCCAGGGTCCCCGGTGAGTCGCTGGTGGCTGGAATCCCCGGGGTGGGGAAGTGTGGATATGGGGGGGGGGTCTCCAGGGCATCAGGAAGGGGGTCCCTACCTGGGGCTGCCCCCAGGGGTTGGGGACCGGGGGACATGACATGGCCACTGTCACCAGCTCACCTTTCTCTCCCTGTTTCGTCCCCAGGAGACGCTTCCCCTGGAATATCATCCTACTGAGCATCTTCGTGAGTGGGCTGGGGCcagcggggggggggctggtggtgCCCCCATTGGCGGCCCAGCTCCCCAGGCGGGCTGAGAGGGTATAGGGGGATGCGTGGGCAGGTGGGGGGCAGCCAGGAACTGCTGCCCCCCACGGTGCCGCTCGCCCTACTGAGCCCACCCTTCTCCTCTTCCACAGACGCTGGCCATGGGGCTGATGACGGGGACGATCGCCAGGTACGCCCCGGGAACCCCGCGGTGACAGGAGCTGGGgtccctcctgtcccccaccGTGCGGCTGGCTCAAATGAGAGGCTGCTGAGAGCTGGGGGATACCCCGGTCCCCTGGGCTTGGGGACAGTGGGGTCCCTGCCCAGGATCGGGGCTGTGGCGGGTCACCAACACCCCCCTGGCAGGGGGATGCCGAAGCATGGGGTGACTGGTGTCCCCTCCATCTGCAGCATGTACAAGACCAACGCCGTCCTGATCGCCATGCTCATCACTGCCATTGTGGCCATCGTTGTCACCATCTTCTGCTTCCAGACCAAGGCAAGGAGGGGGATGTGCCCTaccctgccctggggcagggcaggcgCAGGGAGCCGTGCGGTGGGGACACCCCGGTTCTCCCgtgacgtgtgtgtgtgtgtcccgcAGGTTGATTTTACATCGTGTCCAGGGCTCTTCTGTGTGCTGGGCATTGTGGTCATGGTGACCGGGATCATCACCGCTATCGTCCTCTCCTTCAAATATGTGAGTGGGGGGGACAGAGGGGCTATGGGGTTTCACGGGTGTCCCCGGTtgggtgtccccagggctggTACGGGTAGGGGGGTTTGGGTGGTCCCTCTTTGCCGGGAAGCAGGGTGTGGTGCTGGCCACGGCAGAGGCAGCTTGCCTGCAGGGAGAGGGTGCGACGGCATCGGCATCAGCGGCATCTCCTCGGGAGCCAGGTGCGGGCAGGAcctgctctgccttgcctgctgcctgccagcacccaTCTCACCCTGCCCATGTCCCCTTTCCTGCGCAGGTCTCCTGGCTCCATATGCTGTATGCGGCCATCGGTGCCATCGCCTTCACCCTGGTGAGTTGACggctggggtgggcagagggTGTCAGGCAGGGACTGgccccccccccggtccctgcCTGACACCCTCTGCCCCCCCAGTTCCTTGCCTATGACACCCAACTTGTGCTGGGGAACAGGAAGAACACGCTGAGCCCCGAGGAGTACATCTATGGCGCCCTCACCATCTACACTGACATCATCTACATCTTCACCTTCATCCTGCAGATCGTGGGCCGGGATTAGCCCCGGcacccctcctgtcccctcctctcctgcccctcaCCCCCTCCTCTGGCCTCGATATGATACACTTACCATGACTCCTAACGCTTCAGCATCCCTACCCGTAGGCTGCTAAGGAAAGGGCTTCCCTTGATCACCCCCCCACAAGCCTCCAAGGGTGGTAGAGGGGACCAGCTGCCGGTGTTTGGGCAGTGCCCAGCCTCGGCACTGCTCACCGAGGCTGTGCTGGCGGTGCTGAGCTGGCAGCGGAGCGCCACGGTCCTGCCTGGgcgcagggagctggcaggggccGCTGGGATCGTGTTGCGATTTTTTTTGGCAGAGCCTGGTCGGTGTCATTCACTCGGTGCCTTAAACGTGGCTCCGGCCGTGCCCCCCTCCCTGAGCTGTGGCGGTGCCCGGTGCAGGTGGGGGGCAGCTGGGACCCCCGTGGTGGGACTCGTGGCAGAGCTCATGTCACAGAGGCCCTGCAGCCACAGACGTGGGCAAAATTGCACTTgctaaataaaacactttaattttCCAGACGGTCCCAGTCTTCCTGGTGTGGCGACTCCCCCGAAAAACCTGTGGGCAGCCTCAGCgggggctgcagcctggggcAGTGCAAACCTTGCTTTGGAGTGGAAAACCAAGGTCGAGGCGCTCCAGGcctggcctccctcccctgcctgtaCCCCTCCGCCCTTGTGGGCAGAACcccagctggagagcagctgggcccccctgctgtgggggcaggcagagcctgggGCTGAGGGAGCGACCGCAGTAGCACCAAGCTGTTCCACTCACCAGGGATGAGGTTTATTTGTCCCTATCCAGCCCCACGACCACCCCACGGGCTGGACAGGGAGGGCAGGTGCCAGTGCCGTGTCCCACGGGGCTGGCGTCCCCTTGGCCAGTCCCTTCAAGGTGCCCCGGTGCCAGGCGGGGGGCAGCCCGGCTATGCCCCCCTGGCCACCCTCTTGTATCGCTCTGTCTCATACTCGCCCTGGTTGGCTTCCATCATCTTTTGGCGGATTTTGAGCTGCTCCAGACGGTTTTTGTCCACTTCCCGCTTGGCCAGGAAGAAGAGGATGATGCCGGAGGGCAATCCGATGGCCCTGCAGGACAGCCGGCGGGCAGGAGATGGAGAGAGCCGGCGGGGAACCCAGGCCCCTGTACCTCCCTGGGGCGGCACAGACATCCCCCCCACTCAGCGCTgcagccccccgggaccccccgtcCCACCCCaggccctgcagagcagcagagcctCCCGGTGCTGAGCCTCTCCCGCCACCCAAGCCACTCACCAGGCCACCCCCACCGGCTTCATCGGGTTCTTGCCCTTCTTGCGCGTGGGGATGTACTCCACCCCCTCGGGGAGCCCCCCGCTGCCGGGCTCTGGGCCGGCCCGTGGCCCTGCCGGCCGGCGGCAGCTCTGCCCCAGGAGCCGTGTGCCCGGGGGGGCCGGCCGCCCCCAGGGCCTGGCGGGACCCGCCGCCCGCCCCACTGCcgccagcagccctgtggggagAGAGGTGTTAGGAAGGGGTGGCCACGGGGCAGCATGTGGGGGGCCCAGCCCGAGCCGCCtgaggctcctgccctgcccctgcccttacCCCTACTcctacccctgccccagcccttaCCCTTACCCCTGCCCCTATCCCTACTCCTGCCCTTACCCCTACCCCTACTCCTGCCCCAGCCCTtacccctgcccctgcccttacTCCTGCCCTTACCCCTGCCCCTACCCCTACCCTTACCCCTGCCCTTACCCCTGCCCTTACCCCTACCCCTGCCCTTACTCCTGCCCCAGCCCTTACCCCTACCCCtacccctgcccctgcccttactcctgccccagcccttacccctgcccctgcccttactcctgccccagcccttacccctgcccctgcccttacCCCTACCCCTACCCTTGCCCCTGCCCCGGCGGCAGGGGGGGGGCTCGAGGGCGGGGCCTGAGCTCTGCGGGGCGTGGCCGAGGCTGAGAGGCGGGGCCAAGCGCGCCTGGGGAGGGGCTCTAAGACCTCTCCTcagccggccggggcggggccgaggCCCTGCGGGCCGGGCCTGGGGGCGTCCCCGGGGGGGTGTGTGTCGGAGGCCGCGGGGCCGTGCGGTGAGGGTGGTGGCGGGACGCTCCCGGtctccccgccccggggccgccccctccgcccgcccTCCGTTACCCCGCAGTCCTCCGAGCGCCGCCGCCATGGTGGGCCGTGTCGGTGTGCGGCAGCCCCGCTGCATGCCGGGAGCTGCGGTCCGCCGTGCGGGGACCGCCggggggcggcgctgcccgggcgGCGCGCGAGAAACTACAGCTCCCAGAGCGCACCGCGCGAGCCGGCGGCGGCCTACCCTGCTGGCGGAAGGGGCGGGGTCCGGGCGAGGAGGAGGGTCGGCGTTGGCTGAGacgggagggcggcgggcggggatTGGCCAGGGCGGTGCGAGCggcggaagcggcggcggcggggtggggtGCGCGGGCAGGCCGGCATGGAGCCCGCCGAGGGCCCGGGGGCGCTGGGCTTCCACGGCGACGAGGAGATCATCGAGGTGGTGGAGCTGGGCCCGCCCGGGCCGGGTGAGACGGGGAGCCCCGCGCCGCGCACCGGGCGGGGCCTGCGGGGGCTCCGGCCTCCCGCCGGGGCACCGAgcccgctccggccccgccccagcgctcggcccggcccggcccggccacgGGTCCCGGCCCGTTCCCCCCCCCGGGCCTGCGGCGCGGCGCGCTCCGCTCCTTTGCGGCCCTTCTGCTCCGAGTCTCCCGGCCGCGGTGGCGTCGGGATCGCGCGTCCCCCCCGCTGCCCCGTCCCCCGGGGACCCCCGAGGCGCCTCCGTGCCCGCAGCCGCCTGCCCTGCACGGGCCGAGCCGGGCAGGCCGCGGCTGCGTCCTGACCTTCGCCCTCTGCAGATGACCTGGCCGACGAGATGGAGGACGTGGACTTTGACGACGAGGGGGCGGAAGAGCCCGACGCCGAGGCCTGGGAGACGGAGGACGACGAGGGGGTGGAGGACGGCATGGAGGCGCAGGACGACAGCGAGGTCACGTTCTCCCTCCACTCAGGTGAGTGGTGGGCACGGGCAACGGCAGCTGGGGTCCCCCTCCCACCCTGGCTTTCCCCAGAGTTAAGGGGGTGCAGCAGGTCCTTGCCAGGCTGCCGTCTCCCGGCCATTCCTGGGACAGCCGTCACCACTCGCGGCTGTGATGCTTCGGGCTTTGCTCGTTCCTAACTTACGCTCCGGTAGAGAAGCCATTCGAGCCTCCTACCACGGTGGCTTGCCCTGAGCTCAGCAGACAGCCCGTGCTGCTCTTCCCCCACGGGAAGAATAGATTCccactggtttgggttgggagttCAGCTCGCTGACATCCCACCCAGACCTGGCGTTGCGTGGGGTTTGGATCCCCTGGGAATGTCAGGTGGGGCGTGAGCGGCGTCCGAGCCACGTagcctctctcttctcttccgtgaagcttctgttttctgtgtgagCCTCGACCCCAAGACCAACTCGCTGGCGGTGACGGGCGGGGAGGACGACAAGGCCTTTGTGTGGCGCGTGAGCGACGGAGAGCTCCTGTTCGAATGCTCAGGTGAGGTGCTCGAGGCTCTCCGAGTCAgcggccatgtcccctcccagccacaTCTCTCCGGACACACTCTTCCCCAGCCGATgctctgctggagctgggctcccGACCATCCTCCGTAGCTTGGCCTAAGTAGTCTCTGTCCCCCGATGTCTCTAGGACACAAGGACTCGGTCACCTGTGCTGGCTTCAGTCACGACTCCGTGTTTGTGGCCACGGGTGACATGTCTGGGCTTATCAAAGTGTGGCGGGTGGAGGCCAAGGAAGAAGTGTGGTCCTTCGAGGTGGGGGACTTGGAGGTGAGCAGCGGGACCCCTGGTGCCGTGGGGAGCTTGTGGGCTGGCAGCCCGGACTTAGCTGGGTGGCGGGGGGACATGTCACCCCCGTGACACTGCCTGTCCCTCTCTCTGCCCAGTGGATGGAGTGGCACCCTCAAGCCCACGTCCTTCTGGCGGGCACGGCTGATGGCAACTCCTGGATGTGGAAGATCCCCAGCGGAGACTGCAAAACCTTCCAGGGCCCTGCGTGCCCGGCCACGTGTGGCAGGATCCTGCCTGACGGTGAGGCACAGGGGCTGTCCGGGGTGGGGAATGTCACCAGTTCTGTGACAGATCCCGCTGCCACCATCTGCCCTCCTGCTTCTGCCAGTCTGTGCTGAGCGGGAGGTGGAGGGACGAGGGGAGCTCTGGCTCTATCCGCTGGCTCTGTCTCACCCAGGGAAGCGAGCGGTGGTGGGGTACGAGGATGGGACCATGCGCATCTGGGACCTGAAGCAGGGAACCTCGCTGCATGTCCTGAAAGGTAGGGAAGAGGTTAATCGCCTGGGGTGCTCCCTAATTGGGGAACGGCCCCTTCCAGTAGGCTCTGACCCCTTCCCCGGGCGGAGAGGTGTCACCCTCCGAGGCCAGGGATTGCCAGAGGGAGCCTGGCACTGGGTTTCCCTGACCCCACAGGTGGCTGCTCCTTGCCACCAGGCTGCTAGCAGACCCGGGCAAGGTGGAGGCTGCAGGAAGGTGGGCTTCGAGGCCCACCGGGTCTCCGTGGGGAGGATGCGTGGAGCTCACGTGTCTCTTGCTCTCCCCCCAGGCCAGGACGGCCACCAGGACCCCTTGACCTGTGTGGCCAGCAACCAGGATGGCAGTTTGATCATGACGGGCTCTGTGGACTGTCACGCCAAGCTGGTCAACTCCGCCACGGGCAAGGTGGGTCCATGTGGGcgggggcagagccgggagccCTGGGGAACGGGCCCGTGTCTCCGGGTGGTTCAGGGCTCTGCAGGCCCCGAGCAGCCTGTGGTGGCCACCGGCAGCCAGCAGGAGGCGCCCTTGGCCAACACAACTGCTTCCTCCCAGCTACTGGTGGTCCCGCTGGGCTTGTAGAAGGAAGTTCCCACCTTGTTTGCTCCGAGGAGCCGAGGATTTGGGGTCGGGCTTTGGTGTCCAGGGGGTGTAGGCTCGATCTCGGGTAAGGAAGGGGACCTTGGTGCGACTGGgggtccccttcccctcccctcggGGACTAGTCAGCCTCCTTCCACGCAGGTGGTGTGCGTGTTCAAGATGGAGAGCGTGGCCCCCAAGGCCCCCACCGGTGAGGGCGAGGAGGCCGAGTCCAACTCGGTGGAGTCGCTGGGCTTCTGTAACGTGTGAGTGTGGGGACAGCCCCTCTTCAGTGCTAGATCTTACAGGAGTTGTTACAGATCCGTTTCCGTCTCTTGCACTCGTTCTGCTGCATTTGTCTCACTTCCATCCTCCCCAGCTGGCTGTGGAGATCCTGCGTCACTTGGGTGTGACACGGAGGACAAGGCACGCCAGCTGCTCAGTCCTCCTCCCAATCCGTTGGGTTTCTG
It contains:
- the LOC143161520 gene encoding uncharacterized protein LOC143161520, producing the protein MAAALGGLRGLLAAVGRAAGPARPWGRPAPPGTRLLGQSCRRPAGPRAGPEPGSGGLPEGVEYIPTRKKGKNPMKPVGVAWAIGLPSGIILFFLAKREVDKNRLEQLKIRQKMMEANQGEYETERYKRVARGA
- the TMBIM1 gene encoding protein lifeguard 3, translating into MAQPNAPPPYDDKNPLYPPPPGGYPQPPHYAGGYPQPGGYPAAGGYAQPGGYPAAVGYPQPGMAMPTMPIRFSDNGIGDGSPLQTADWDDRKVRHTFIRKVYAIISLQLLVTVGIIAVFTFVSPVRSFVQRNVAIYYASYAVFLVTYLVLACCQGPRRRFPWNIILLSIFTLAMGLMTGTIASMYKTNAVLIAMLITAIVAIVVTIFCFQTKVDFTSCPGLFCVLGIVVMVTGIITAIVLSFKYVSWLHMLYAAIGAIAFTLFLAYDTQLVLGNRKNTLSPEEYIYGALTIYTDIIYIFTFILQIVGRD
- the AAMP gene encoding angio-associated migratory cell protein, coding for MEPAEGPGALGFHGDEEIIEVVELGPPGPDDLADEMEDVDFDDEGAEEPDAEAWETEDDEGVEDGMEAQDDSEVTFSLHSASVFCVSLDPKTNSLAVTGGEDDKAFVWRVSDGELLFECSGHKDSVTCAGFSHDSVFVATGDMSGLIKVWRVEAKEEVWSFEVGDLEWMEWHPQAHVLLAGTADGNSWMWKIPSGDCKTFQGPACPATCGRILPDGKRAVVGYEDGTMRIWDLKQGTSLHVLKGQDGHQDPLTCVASNQDGSLIMTGSVDCHAKLVNSATGKVVCVFKMESVAPKAPTGEGEEAESNSVESLGFCNVMPLAAVGYLDGTLAIYDLSTQSLRHKCQHESGIVQLLWEESSAVVYTCSLDGAVRLWDARSGKMINEYRGHSAEILDFAVNKDASIVVTTSGDHQAKVFCVQRPDR